The following proteins come from a genomic window of Streptococcus oralis:
- a CDS encoding DUF1033 family protein, whose amino-acid sequence MYRVIEMYGDFEPWWFIEGWEEDVIMSQSFDKYYDALKYYKSCWFELEKKNPLYKSRSDLMTIFWDPADKRWCDECDEYLQQYHSLALLQDEQVIPDEKLRPGYEKQTGQEKHRSCRMKWR is encoded by the coding sequence GGATTTTGAACCGTGGTGGTTTATAGAAGGCTGGGAAGAAGATGTCATCATGAGTCAATCTTTTGACAAGTATTATGATGCCCTAAAATATTATAAATCATGCTGGTTTGAGTTGGAAAAGAAGAATCCTCTTTATAAGAGTCGGAGTGATTTGATGACTATTTTTTGGGATCCTGCTGATAAACGCTGGTGTGATGAGTGTGATGAGTACTTGCAGCAGTATCATTCTTTGGCTCTTTTACAGGATGAGCAAGTCATCCCCGATGAAAAGCTACGTCCAGGCTACGAAAAACAAACAGGTCAAGAAAAACACCGTTCTTGCCGCATGAAATGGAGATAA
- the comGA gene encoding competence type IV pilus ATPase ComGA codes for MVQEIAQEIIRSARRKGAQDIYFVPKLDAYELHMRVGDERCKIGCYDFEKFAAVISHFKFVAGMNVGEKRRSQLGSCDYQYDEKVSSLRLSTVGDYRGHESLVIRLLHDEEQDLHFWFQDIGELGKQYRQRGLYLFAGPVGSGKTTLMHELAKSLFKGQQVMSIEDPVEIKQEEMLQLQLNEAIGLTYENLIKLSLRHRPDLLIIGEIRDSETARAVVRASLTGATVFSTIHAKSIRGVYERLLELGVTEEELAVVLQGVCYQRLIGGGGIVDFANKDYQEHQPTSWNEQIDQLLKDGHITSLQAETEKISYS; via the coding sequence ATGGTTCAAGAAATCGCACAAGAGATCATTCGTTCGGCTAGGAGAAAAGGTGCACAAGACATTTATTTTGTTCCTAAATTAGATGCGTATGAACTCCATATGAGAGTGGGAGACGAAAGATGTAAAATCGGTTGTTATGATTTTGAAAAATTTGCTGCTGTGATTAGTCATTTCAAGTTTGTAGCTGGGATGAATGTAGGAGAAAAGCGTCGCAGTCAGCTGGGTTCTTGTGATTATCAGTATGACGAAAAGGTTTCTTCACTGCGTTTGTCCACCGTGGGAGATTATCGGGGACATGAGAGTTTGGTCATTCGTTTGTTACACGATGAGGAGCAGGATCTGCATTTCTGGTTTCAGGATATTGGAGAACTGGGCAAGCAATACAGGCAACGGGGTCTCTATCTATTTGCAGGTCCCGTCGGAAGTGGCAAGACGACGCTGATGCACGAATTGGCTAAGTCTCTGTTTAAGGGGCAGCAGGTTATGTCCATCGAAGACCCTGTCGAGATCAAGCAGGAAGAGATGTTGCAGTTGCAGTTGAATGAGGCGATTGGCTTGACCTATGAAAATCTAATCAAACTATCCTTGCGTCATCGTCCCGATCTTTTGATTATCGGTGAAATTCGTGACAGCGAGACGGCGCGTGCAGTGGTCAGAGCCAGTTTGACAGGGGCGACAGTTTTTTCAACCATTCATGCCAAGAGTATCCGAGGTGTTTATGAACGTCTTCTGGAGTTGGGTGTGACGGAGGAGGAACTAGCAGTTGTCCTGCAAGGAGTCTGCTACCAGAGATTAATCGGGGGAGGAGGAATCGTTGACTTTGCAAACAAAGACTATCAAGAACACCAGCCAACTAGCTGGAATGAGCAGATTGACCAGCTTCTTAAAGATGGACATATCACAAGTCTTCAGGCTGAAACGGAAAAAATTAGCTACAGCTAA
- the comGB gene encoding competence type IV pilus assembly protein ComGB has translation MDISQVFRLKRKKLATAKQKKIITLFNNLFSSGFHLVEIISFLGRSALLEKDYVTQMHQGLSQGKSFSEMMESLGFSGAIVTQLSLAEVHGNLHLSLGKIEEYLDNLAKVKKKLIEVATYPLILLGFLLLIMLGLRNYLLPQLDSSNIATQIIGNLPQIFLGLVLVCSLSLLLALTFYKRSTKMGVFSMLARIPFLGIFVQTYLTAYYAREWGNMISQGMELTQIFQIMQEQGSQLFKEIGQDLAQALQNGREFSQTIATYPFFKKELSLIIEYGEVKSKLGSELEIYAEKTWEAFFTRVNRTMNLVQPLVFIFVALIIVLLYAAMLMPMYQNMEVNF, from the coding sequence ATGGACATATCACAAGTCTTCAGGCTGAAACGGAAAAAATTAGCTACAGCTAAGCAGAAGAAAATCATCACCCTGTTTAACAATCTCTTCTCCAGTGGTTTTCATTTGGTGGAAATTATTTCTTTCTTGGGGAGAAGTGCCTTGCTAGAAAAGGACTATGTGACACAGATGCACCAAGGGCTGTCTCAGGGGAAATCTTTCTCAGAAATGATGGAAAGTTTAGGATTTTCAGGTGCCATTGTGACTCAGTTATCCCTAGCTGAAGTTCATGGGAATCTTCATCTGAGTTTGGGAAAGATAGAAGAATATTTGGATAATTTGGCCAAGGTTAAGAAAAAGTTAATCGAAGTGGCGACCTATCCTTTGATTTTGCTGGGATTTCTCTTGTTAATCATGCTGGGATTGAGAAACTATCTACTACCCCAACTGGACAGTAGCAATATTGCCACCCAAATCATCGGTAATCTGCCACAAATTTTTCTTGGACTAGTGTTGGTTTGCTCTCTGTCTCTACTTTTAGCTCTCACTTTCTACAAAAGAAGTACCAAGATGGGGGTCTTCTCGATGTTGGCACGGATTCCCTTTCTTGGAATCTTTGTCCAGACCTATCTGACAGCTTATTACGCGCGTGAATGGGGCAATATGATTTCGCAGGGAATGGAGCTGACGCAGATTTTTCAAATCATGCAGGAACAAGGTTCTCAGCTCTTTAAAGAAATCGGTCAAGATTTGGCTCAAGCCCTGCAAAATGGCCGCGAATTTTCTCAAACCATAGCGACCTATCCTTTCTTTAAAAAGGAGTTGAGTCTCATCATTGAGTATGGGGAAGTCAAGTCCAAGCTGGGGAGTGAGTTGGAAATCTATGCCGAAAAAACTTGGGAAGCCTTTTTTACCCGAGTCAACCGCACCATGAATCTGGTGCAGCCACTGGTTTTTATCTTTGTGGCCCTGATTATCGTTTTACTTTATGCGGCAATGCTTATGCCCATGTATCAAAATATGGAGGTAAATTTTTAA
- the comGC gene encoding competence type IV pilus major pilin ComGC: MNKLMTNFKKAKVQAFTLVEMLVVLLIISVLLLLFVPNLTKQKDVVDDKGKAAVVKVVESQAELYSLDKNEDASLSKLQADGRITAEQVKAYKDYYAKQKTSQTVAD; encoded by the coding sequence ATGAACAAACTCATGACAAATTTTAAAAAAGCCAAGGTTCAAGCTTTCACTCTGGTAGAGATGTTAGTCGTCTTGCTCATCATCAGCGTACTCCTCTTGCTCTTTGTGCCCAATTTGACCAAGCAAAAGGATGTTGTTGATGACAAAGGAAAGGCTGCAGTTGTCAAGGTGGTGGAAAGCCAGGCAGAACTTTATAGTCTGGACAAGAATGAAGATGCTAGCTTAAGTAAATTACAGGCGGACGGACGTATCACAGCAGAGCAAGTCAAGGCTTATAAAGACTACTATGCGAAACAAAAAACAAGTCAGACTGTTGCAGATTAA
- the comGD gene encoding competence type IV pilus minor pilin ComGD — protein sequence MRNKKQVRLLQIKAFTMFESLLVLGLVSIIALALSSSVQSSFAAVEEQIFFMEFEELYRETQKRSVASQQKTSLNLEGQTISNGSQKLIVPKGIQAPSGQTIHFDRAGGNRSLAKVEFQTSKGAISYRLYLGNGKIKRIKETKN from the coding sequence ATGCGAAACAAAAAACAAGTCAGACTGTTGCAGATTAAGGCCTTTACCATGTTTGAAAGTCTCTTGGTTTTGGGACTTGTGAGTATCATTGCTTTGGCTTTGTCAAGCTCAGTCCAGTCTAGTTTTGCTGCGGTTGAGGAGCAGATTTTCTTTATGGAATTTGAAGAACTCTATCGGGAAACGCAAAAACGCAGTGTTGCTAGTCAGCAAAAGACCAGCTTGAATTTAGAGGGACAGACCATTAGCAATGGCAGTCAAAAATTAATCGTTCCCAAAGGAATTCAAGCACCATCAGGACAGACGATTCACTTTGACCGAGCTGGTGGGAATAGATCTCTGGCTAAGGTTGAATTTCAGACCAGCAAAGGAGCAATCAGCTATCGATTATATCTAGGAAATGGAAAAATTAAACGCATTAAAGAAACAAAAAATTAG
- the comGE gene encoding competence type IV pilus minor pilin ComGE, with protein MEKLNALKKQKIRAVILLEAVVALAVFASIATLLLGQIQKNRQEEAEILQKEEVLRVAKMALQTGQNQVKVNGVEIQVFASEKGVEVYHGSEKLLDLKEQ; from the coding sequence ATGGAAAAATTAAACGCATTAAAGAAACAAAAAATTAGGGCAGTGATTTTACTAGAAGCAGTAGTAGCTCTGGCCGTATTTGCCAGTATTGCAACCCTTCTTTTGGGACAAATCCAGAAAAATAGACAAGAAGAGGCAGAAATTTTGCAAAAAGAGGAAGTCTTACGTGTCGCTAAGATGGCCTTGCAGACGGGACAAAATCAAGTGAAGGTCAACGGAGTTGAGATTCAGGTATTTGCTAGTGAAAAAGGAGTGGAGGTCTACCATGGTTCAGAGAAGTTGCTCGACCTTAAAGAGCAGTAA
- the comGF gene encoding competence type IV pilus minor pilin ComGF, whose product MVQRSCSTLKSSKVRAFTLLESLIALIVISGGLLLFQAMSQLLISEVRYQQQREQKEWLLFVDQLEAELERSQFEKVEGNRIYMKQDGKEIAIGKSKSEDFRKTDSSGRGYQPMVYGLKSAQITEENQLVRFHFQFQKGLEREFIYRVEKAKS is encoded by the coding sequence ATGGTTCAGAGAAGTTGCTCGACCTTAAAGAGCAGTAAGGTAAGAGCTTTCACTCTTTTAGAATCTCTGATTGCCCTTATCGTCATTAGCGGAGGCTTGCTCCTCTTTCAAGCTATGAGTCAGCTCCTCATTTCAGAAGTTCGTTACCAGCAGCAAAGAGAGCAAAAGGAGTGGCTCTTGTTTGTGGATCAGCTGGAGGCGGAGTTAGAGCGTTCGCAGTTCGAAAAGGTGGAAGGCAATCGTATTTATATGAAGCAGGATGGCAAGGAAATTGCGATAGGCAAGTCTAAATCGGAAGATTTTCGAAAAACCGATAGCAGTGGACGAGGCTACCAACCTATGGTTTATGGATTGAAATCAGCACAAATCACAGAGGAAAATCAACTGGTTCGCTTTCACTTCCAATTTCAAAAAGGCTTAGAAAGGGAGTTCATCTATCGTGTGGAAAAAGCAAAAAGTTAA
- the comGG gene encoding competence type IV pilus minor pilin ComGG → MWKKQKVKAGVLLYAVTMAAIFSLLLQFYLNRQVAHHKDFALNKEKLVAFAMAKRSKDKVEQESGERVFNLGKVTYQNTKTGFATSVRMNKSNYEFLFPSMKPKEKKTDKKQQVATDSSQELNQTKTENKADKKANS, encoded by the coding sequence GTGTGGAAAAAGCAAAAAGTTAAGGCAGGCGTTCTCCTATATGCAGTGACTATGGCAGCCATCTTTAGTCTATTGCTGCAGTTTTATTTGAATCGGCAAGTAGCCCATCACAAAGACTTTGCCCTAAACAAAGAAAAGTTGGTAGCTTTTGCCATGGCCAAGCGAAGTAAAGATAAGGTTGAACAAGAAAGTGGGGAACGAGTCTTTAACCTGGGAAAAGTTACTTATCAAAATACGAAAACAGGTTTTGCAACAAGTGTTCGAATGAATAAGAGCAACTATGAATTTCTCTTTCCTTCGATGAAACCCAAGGAAAAGAAAACGGATAAAAAGCAACAGGTAGCGACTGATTCAAGTCAAGAACTAAATCAGACAAAAACAGAAAATAAGGCAGATAAGAAAGCCAATTCCTAG
- a CDS encoding class I SAM-dependent methyltransferase yields MKHDFNHKAETFDSPKNIFLANLVCQAVEAQIDFLSDKAILDFGGGTGLLALPLAKQAQSVTLVDISEKMLEQARLKAEQQDIKNIQFLEQDLLANPLGQQFDLIVVSRVLHHMPDLDATLAMFHHHLRENGQVLIADFTKIEPNHHGFDLAELETKLAQFGFSSIDSQILYSAKDLFQGNYAELFLTVAQKSLAD; encoded by the coding sequence ATGAAACACGATTTTAATCACAAAGCAGAAACCTTTGATTCGCCCAAAAATATCTTCCTTGCAAACTTGGTTTGTCAAGCAGTTGAAGCACAGATTGATTTTCTATCAGACAAGGCAATACTGGACTTTGGTGGTGGGACGGGTCTGTTAGCCTTGCCTCTAGCTAAGCAAGCCCAGTCGGTTACCCTTGTAGACATCTCGGAGAAAATGCTGGAGCAAGCCCGTTTGAAAGCAGAGCAACAAGACATCAAGAATATCCAGTTTTTGGAGCAGGATTTACTGGCAAATCCCTTGGGACAGCAATTTGACCTGATTGTTGTCAGTCGAGTTCTTCATCATATGCCCGATCTAGATGCGACTCTTGCCATGTTTCACCATCACCTTAGGGAGAATGGACAGGTCCTCATTGCTGATTTTACCAAGATAGAGCCTAACCATCATGGTTTTGATTTAGCAGAACTGGAAACCAAGCTCGCCCAGTTTGGTTTTTCAAGCATTGACAGTCAGATCCTCTATAGTGCTAAAGACTTGTTTCAAGGAAATTACGCAGAACTCTTTTTAACAGTAGCCCAAAAATCACTTGCTGACTAA
- a CDS encoding class I SAM-dependent methyltransferase has protein sequence MDFEKIEQAYTYLLENVQVIQSDLATNFYDALVEQNSIYLDGETKLEQVKENNQALKRLALRKEEWLKTYQFLLMKAGQTEPLQANHQFTPDAIALLLVLVVEELLDQEEVSILEIGSGMGILGATFLTSLAKKVDYLGIEVDDLLIDLAASMADAIGLQAGFVQGDAVRPQMLKESDVVISDLPVGYYPDDTIASRYHVASSQEHTYAHHLLMEQGLKYLKSDGYAIFLAPSDLLTSPQSDLLKDWLKDEVSLATIITLPEDIFSTVSQAKSIFVLQKKTEQELQPFVYPLESLQDPAALLKFKENFQKWSKGTEM, from the coding sequence ATGGATTTTGAAAAAATAGAACAAGCTTATACGTATTTACTAGAGAATGTCCAAGTCATCCAAAGTGATTTGGCGACCAACTTTTATGATGCCTTAGTAGAGCAAAATAGTATCTACCTAGATGGCGAGACCAAACTAGAGCAGGTCAAGGAGAACAATCAAGCTCTTAAGCGCTTAGCACTTCGCAAGGAAGAGTGGCTCAAGACCTACCAGTTTCTCTTGATGAAGGCAGGACAAACGGAGCCTTTGCAGGCCAATCACCAGTTTACACCAGATGCCATTGCCCTCCTCTTGGTACTTGTTGTGGAAGAATTGCTTGATCAAGAGGAAGTTAGTATCCTCGAAATAGGTTCTGGTATGGGAATTTTGGGGGCTACTTTCTTGACATCTCTTGCTAAAAAAGTGGATTACTTGGGAATTGAAGTGGATGACTTGCTGATTGATTTGGCGGCTAGCATGGCAGATGCGATTGGTTTGCAGGCTGGTTTTGTCCAAGGAGACGCCGTTCGTCCGCAAATGCTTAAAGAAAGCGACGTTGTCATCAGCGACTTGCCTGTCGGCTATTACCCAGACGACACTATCGCTTCACGCTATCATGTGGCTTCTAGCCAAGAACATACCTATGCCCACCATTTGCTCATGGAACAAGGTCTCAAGTACCTCAAGTCAGATGGCTATGCTATTTTTCTGGCTCCGAGTGATTTGTTGACCAGCCCTCAAAGTGATTTGTTAAAAGATTGGCTCAAAGACGAAGTCAGTCTTGCTACCATCATCACTCTGCCAGAGGATATTTTCTCAACGGTCAGTCAGGCTAAGAGTATTTTCGTTTTACAGAAGAAAACCGAACAGGAACTGCAACCTTTTGTCTATCCGCTAGAAAGTTTGCAAGATCCAGCTGCACTATTGAAATTCAAAGAAAATTTTCAAAAATGGAGCAAAGGTACTGAAATGTAA
- a CDS encoding acetate kinase, whose amino-acid sequence MTKTIAINAGSSSLKWQLYQMPEEIVLAKGLIERIGLKDSISTVKFDGRSEQQILDIEDHIQAVKILLDDLIRFDIIKGYDEITGVGHRVVAGGEYFKESTLVEGDVLEKVEELGLLAPLHNPANAAGIRAFKELLPDITSVVVFDTSFHTTMPEKAYRYPLPNKYYTENKVRKYGAHGTSHQFVAGEAAKILGRPLEELKLITCHIGNGASITAVKGGQSVDTSMGFTPLGGIMMGTRTGDIDPAIIPYLMQHTEDFNTPEDISRILNRESGLLGVSERSSDMRDIHEAMRAGDEKAQLANEIFVDRIQKYIGQYLAVLNGADAIIFTAGIGENSVTIRQMVIEGISWFGCDVDPEKNVFGATGDISTESAKVRVLVIPTDEELVIARDVERLKK is encoded by the coding sequence ATGACTAAAACAATTGCAATCAATGCAGGAAGCTCGAGTTTGAAATGGCAACTTTACCAAATGCCAGAAGAAATAGTATTAGCGAAAGGCTTGATTGAACGTATTGGCTTGAAGGACTCTATCTCAACTGTAAAATTCGACGGCCGTTCTGAACAACAAATTCTTGATATTGAAGATCACATACAAGCTGTTAAAATTTTATTAGATGATCTGATTCGTTTTGACATCATCAAAGGTTATGATGAAATAACTGGTGTTGGGCACCGTGTTGTGGCTGGTGGTGAATATTTCAAAGAGTCAACCTTGGTAGAGGGAGATGTTTTGGAAAAGGTTGAAGAGTTGGGACTTTTAGCTCCTCTTCACAACCCAGCCAACGCAGCAGGAATTCGCGCATTTAAGGAATTGCTTCCAGATATTACCAGCGTTGTTGTTTTTGATACATCATTCCATACAACAATGCCAGAGAAAGCCTATCGTTACCCTCTTCCAAACAAATACTATACTGAAAATAAAGTTCGTAAGTATGGAGCCCACGGGACAAGTCATCAGTTTGTAGCAGGAGAAGCAGCTAAAATTTTAGGTCGCCCCCTAGAAGAGTTGAAATTGATTACCTGCCATATTGGTAATGGTGCTTCTATTACAGCTGTCAAAGGCGGTCAGTCTGTTGATACATCCATGGGCTTCACTCCACTTGGTGGTATTATGATGGGGACTCGTACAGGTGATATTGATCCAGCAATTATCCCCTATTTAATGCAACATACAGAGGACTTCAATACACCAGAGGATATCAGTCGAATTCTCAATCGTGAGTCAGGACTTTTGGGTGTTTCTGAGAGATCAAGCGATATGCGTGATATTCACGAAGCTATGCGTGCGGGTGATGAGAAAGCGCAGCTGGCAAATGAGATTTTTGTAGATCGTATCCAAAAATACATTGGTCAGTATTTAGCAGTTTTGAATGGTGCAGATGCCATTATCTTTACAGCCGGAATTGGAGAAAACTCTGTAACGATTCGTCAGATGGTTATTGAAGGCATTTCTTGGTTTGGCTGCGATGTCGATCCAGAAAAGAATGTCTTTGGAGCAACAGGTGATATCTCAACAGAGTCTGCTAAAGTTCGTGTCTTGGTTATCCCAACTGATGAAGAATTGGTCATCGCTCGTGATGTTGAACGCTTGAAAAAGTAA
- the rnpA gene encoding ribonuclease P protein component has translation MKKSFRVKREKDFKAIFTDGTSFANRKFVVYQLENQKSHFRVGLSVSKKLGNAVTRNQIKRRIRHILLSVREQLADNVDFVVIARKGVEGLDYAEMEKNLLHVLKLSKIYREGIRSEKETTVD, from the coding sequence TTGAAGAAAAGCTTTCGTGTAAAAAGAGAGAAAGATTTTAAGGCTATTTTCACGGATGGAACAAGTTTTGCTAATCGTAAATTTGTTGTCTACCAATTGGAGAATCAGAAAAGTCATTTTCGAGTAGGGCTGTCCGTCAGTAAGAAATTAGGGAATGCAGTCACTAGAAATCAAATTAAAAGACGGATTCGACACATTTTGCTAAGTGTAAGGGAGCAGTTAGCTGATAACGTTGATTTTGTCGTAATTGCTCGAAAAGGGGTTGAAGGCTTGGATTATGCAGAAATGGAGAAAAATCTACTCCACGTATTAAAGTTATCAAAGATTTACCGGGAAGGAATTAGGAGTGAAAAAGAAACTACAGTTGATTAG
- a CDS encoding YidC/Oxa1 family membrane protein insertase codes for MKKKLQLISLLGLSLFVMTACGTSDVAADSTDIWSKFVYFFAEIIRFLSFDISIGVGIILFTILIRTILLPVFQTQMVASRKMQEAQPRIKALQEQYPGRDMESRTKLDQEMRKVYKELGVKHSSSLWPILIQMPVLLALFQALTRVDFLKTGHFLWVNLGGVDTSFILPILAAVFTFLSSWLSNKALPERSGAMTGMMYGMPVLIFIFAISSPSGVALYWAVSNAYQVLQTYFLNNPFKIIAAREAEVQAKKDLENRKRKAKKKAQKTK; via the coding sequence GTGAAAAAGAAACTACAGTTGATTAGTTTGCTGGGCTTGTCCTTATTTGTCATGACAGCCTGTGGGACGAGCGATGTTGCAGCAGATTCTACAGATATATGGAGTAAATTTGTCTATTTTTTTGCTGAAATCATCCGCTTCTTGTCCTTTGACATTAGTATCGGAGTGGGGATTATCCTCTTTACGATCCTGATTCGTACGATTCTATTGCCAGTCTTTCAGACTCAGATGGTGGCCTCTAGAAAAATGCAAGAGGCTCAACCACGCATCAAGGCTCTGCAAGAACAATATCCAGGTCGTGATATGGAAAGTAGAACCAAGCTGGATCAGGAGATGCGGAAGGTCTATAAAGAATTAGGGGTCAAACACTCCTCTTCTCTCTGGCCGATTTTGATTCAAATGCCGGTTCTCTTGGCTCTCTTCCAAGCCTTGACTCGAGTAGACTTTTTGAAAACAGGGCATTTTTTGTGGGTGAACCTTGGGGGAGTAGACACAAGCTTTATTCTTCCGATTTTGGCGGCAGTCTTTACCTTCTTAAGTAGTTGGTTATCGAATAAGGCTTTACCTGAAAGAAGTGGAGCTATGACAGGGATGATGTACGGGATGCCTGTACTGATCTTTATCTTTGCCATCTCTTCACCTAGTGGCGTAGCCTTGTACTGGGCAGTATCCAATGCTTATCAAGTTTTGCAAACTTACTTCTTAAACAATCCTTTTAAGATTATTGCAGCGCGTGAGGCGGAAGTACAAGCTAAAAAAGATTTGGAAAATAGAAAAAGAAAAGCCAAGAAAAAGGCTCAGAAAACGAAATAA
- the jag gene encoding RNA-binding cell elongation regulator Jag/EloR produces the protein MVLFTGSTVEEAIQKGLKELDIPRMKAHIKVVSKEKKGFLGLFGKKPAQVDIEAISETTVIKANQQAVKGVPKEINEQNEPVKTVTEATVDLGYVVEAIKKIEEEGQGVSEEVKAEILKNEKHASTILEETGHIAILNELQTGDAGVEDPAECEEFVSMSESVESQSLEDLGLKVEPSYDIEQVAAQVTNYVQTIVDDMDVEGTISSGYNRRTINLQIDTNEPGRIIGYHGKVLKALQLLAQNYLYNRYSRTFYITINVNDYVEHRAEVLQTYAQKLATRVLEEGRSQQTDPMSNSERKIIHRIISRMAGVTSYSEGDEPNRYVVVDTE, from the coding sequence ATGGTATTATTTACAGGTTCAACGGTTGAAGAAGCAATCCAAAAAGGATTGAAAGAATTAGACATTCCAAGAATGAAGGCACACATCAAGGTCGTTTCGAAAGAGAAAAAAGGATTCTTAGGCTTGTTTGGTAAGAAGCCAGCTCAAGTTGATATCGAAGCGATTAGTGAAACGACTGTGATTAAAGCCAATCAACAAGCTGTAAAAGGTGTTCCGAAAGAAATCAATGAACAAAACGAACCTGTTAAGACAGTAACAGAGGCGACAGTTGATTTGGGATATGTGGTTGAAGCCATCAAGAAAATTGAAGAAGAAGGCCAAGGTGTCTCTGAAGAGGTCAAGGCTGAAATCTTGAAAAACGAGAAACATGCTAGCACGATTTTAGAAGAAACAGGTCACATCGCGATTTTAAATGAATTGCAGACAGGAGATGCTGGAGTGGAAGACCCAGCAGAGTGTGAAGAATTTGTATCTATGTCAGAATCGGTAGAAAGCCAGTCTTTGGAAGATCTAGGTTTGAAGGTGGAGCCGAGTTATGACATCGAACAAGTAGCAGCTCAAGTGACTAACTATGTTCAAACCATTGTGGATGATATGGATGTTGAAGGGACTATTTCAAGCGGCTACAATCGCCGCACCATCAATCTTCAAATTGACACCAATGAACCAGGTCGTATTATCGGCTACCACGGAAAAGTATTGAAAGCACTTCAGCTTTTGGCGCAAAACTACCTCTACAATCGTTATTCAAGAACTTTCTATATCACAATCAACGTCAATGATTACGTTGAACATCGTGCAGAAGTGTTGCAAACCTACGCTCAAAAATTAGCGACTCGTGTTCTAGAAGAAGGTCGAAGTCAACAAACAGATCCAATGTCAAATAGCGAACGCAAGATTATCCATCGCATTATTTCACGCATGGCTGGCGTGACGAGTTACTCTGAGGGTGATGAGCCAAATCGCTATGTAGTCGTAGATACAGAATAA
- a CDS encoding ribonuclease P: MMEAIRNYLSYAGIQYRHPDKAGDEREKMLALRHKGQGARKAFTNLAKAFQEKHPEWQLQQTSQWMNQAQRLRPHFWAYLQRDGEVTEPMMALRLYGNPSDSGISLEVSFIERKKDEQTLGKQAKVLDISPVEGMYYLAYTDDQSQKVEATEEDRQLLREKVQCQEIRKVLVKADVSFIENQSVEAILEKLEDAFTRLLPYYEVTRK; encoded by the coding sequence ATGATGGAAGCAATCAGGAACTATCTATCTTATGCAGGTATCCAATATCGTCATCCAGATAAGGCTGGAGATGAGCGAGAGAAGATGCTGGCGTTGCGCCACAAAGGGCAGGGGGCTCGCAAGGCTTTTACGAACTTAGCCAAGGCCTTCCAAGAAAAGCATCCAGAATGGCAACTGCAACAAACTAGTCAGTGGATGAATCAAGCGCAACGCTTGCGACCACATTTCTGGGCCTATCTACAGAGAGACGGAGAAGTGACAGAACCTATGATGGCCTTGCGTTTGTATGGAAATCCCTCAGACTCTGGTATTTCCTTAGAAGTCAGTTTCATCGAGCGCAAGAAAGATGAGCAGACTCTGGGCAAACAAGCCAAGGTTTTAGATATTTCACCGGTAGAAGGAATGTATTATCTAGCATATACCGATGACCAGAGTCAAAAGGTAGAAGCCACAGAAGAAGATCGTCAGCTCTTACGCGAGAAGGTGCAATGTCAGGAAATTCGTAAAGTTTTGGTCAAGGCAGATGTTTCCTTCATTGAAAATCAGTCAGTAGAAGCGATATTGGAGAAGTTAGAAGACGCTTTTACACGCTTGTTGCCTTACTATGAGGTGACGAGGAAGTAA